In Dyadobacter sp. CECT 9275, the following proteins share a genomic window:
- a CDS encoding helix-turn-helix domain-containing protein, which translates to MQFYPSKPLAPYISHYLIIERETQENSLLRFFPDGHSGMIFHFGDTFKEQSAYSDQISQHPQSLVYGQVSQHFNLIAGKKISMLIVVFRPYGLAMFTSVAAKELTNSIISLTDIFGREAESLSEQVMFGKGHVGRIKLIEHWLLKRIIRKPGELLLVQACIDQSDRENGQLSVKQLSGQFSVSERTIERAFDVMVGISPKKYGRVIRLQHYLKLRKLNPALTLTSLSYDAGYYDQAHFIHEFSSLTGLTPKQYAANNNRLAVNLMWISKA; encoded by the coding sequence ATGCAATTCTATCCTTCCAAACCACTGGCACCTTACATCAGCCACTATCTGATCATCGAAAGGGAAACACAGGAAAATAGCCTCCTCCGTTTTTTTCCTGACGGGCATTCGGGTATGATATTTCACTTTGGGGATACCTTTAAAGAACAATCAGCATACTCAGATCAGATTTCCCAACACCCTCAGAGCCTGGTATACGGGCAGGTCTCCCAGCATTTTAATTTGATCGCCGGAAAAAAGATCAGCATGCTGATTGTAGTTTTCAGGCCGTACGGTTTAGCCATGTTTACGAGCGTTGCGGCTAAAGAACTTACCAACAGTATTATATCCCTCACGGATATTTTTGGACGTGAAGCAGAAAGCCTGAGTGAACAGGTGATGTTTGGGAAAGGCCATGTGGGACGCATAAAACTTATTGAACACTGGCTATTGAAAAGAATTATAAGAAAACCCGGTGAACTTCTACTCGTACAGGCCTGTATTGACCAATCGGACAGAGAAAACGGTCAATTATCAGTGAAACAACTCTCCGGGCAATTTTCCGTTTCAGAACGAACCATAGAAAGAGCGTTTGATGTGATGGTAGGTATCTCTCCGAAAAAATATGGAAGAGTGATACGTTTGCAGCATTATCTCAAATTAAGAAAACTGAATCCTGCCCTGACGCTTACGTCACTTAGTTACGACGCAGGGTACTATGATCAGGCACATTTCATACATGAATTCAGCAGCCTGACAGGTCTTACACCCAAGCAGTATGCCGCAAACAACAACCGCCTTGCTGTAAATCTGATGTGGATATCAAAAGCATAA
- a CDS encoding Rossmann-fold NAD(P)-binding domain-containing protein, which produces MNFSVLRGADTPWGTAFATQLAGQHRHLILLGKHDDALQVLNGEIQRQYPVHVHHYAVDETLMSSIVTVCDHINMNFEVDLLVHYRELCDNRKLTDYRIKELDQKLKTDYLASLLFTHQLLPNLLLHADARILEYAVSTYGEETSFEKLTSYTPGGFTESCLHPGTDFFQGLFRF; this is translated from the coding sequence ATGAATTTTTCAGTATTGAGAGGTGCAGACACGCCTTGGGGAACAGCATTTGCCACGCAACTGGCCGGGCAGCACAGACATTTGATTTTACTTGGAAAACATGACGATGCGTTGCAAGTGTTAAACGGGGAAATTCAACGCCAGTATCCTGTCCACGTCCATCACTATGCTGTAGACGAAACACTAATGAGCAGTATTGTAACCGTTTGCGATCATATCAATATGAATTTCGAGGTTGACCTGCTCGTCCATTACAGGGAACTCTGCGACAACCGCAAACTTACTGATTACAGAATCAAAGAACTGGATCAAAAGTTAAAGACCGACTACCTGGCAAGTCTGCTTTTTACCCACCAGCTATTGCCCAATCTGCTGCTGCATGCCGATGCGCGCATTCTGGAATACGCCGTTTCCACATACGGCGAAGAGACATCTTTCGAAAAATTGACCAGTTATACCCCCGGAGGATTTACCGAATCCTGTCTCCATCCCGGCACTGATTTCTTCCAGGGATTATTTCGGTTTTAA
- a CDS encoding VOC family protein encodes MFKNTKAFSGYSVNDLAKAKEFYGEILGLEVSESPEMPVLSLKIAGSHDVILYEKPNHEPATFTVLNFPVANVDDAVEKLKALGVIFESYDMPGLETDEKNILRGEPEIAWFKDPAGNILSVLQEHR; translated from the coding sequence ATGTTTAAAAACACAAAAGCGTTCAGCGGGTATTCGGTAAACGATCTGGCGAAGGCAAAGGAATTTTATGGGGAAATACTCGGTCTGGAAGTCTCGGAATCACCAGAAATGCCCGTACTCAGTCTTAAAATTGCAGGTAGTCATGATGTTATTCTATACGAAAAACCCAACCATGAGCCTGCAACTTTTACTGTGCTTAACTTCCCTGTAGCAAATGTGGACGACGCCGTGGAAAAACTTAAGGCACTGGGCGTGATATTTGAAAGTTATGATATGCCCGGTCTGGAAACCGACGAAAAGAATATTCTCAGAGGGGAGCCTGAAATTGCCTGGTTTAAAGATCCCGCTGGGAATATTCTTTCAGTGCTGCAGGAACACAGGTAA
- the rbsK gene encoding ribokinase — protein sequence MQKKILVIGSSNTDMVVRTDAFPQPGETVLGGTFLMNPGGKGANQAVAAARLGANVRFITKTGTDIFGQQAQEGFIKEGIDMAYLATTKEFASGVALITVNKNGENEIVVASGANMDLRAADLPDVVFENVTLVLIQLEIPMETVRYVLKKCKELGIKAVLNPAPAAKLDDEILDGLYLITPNETETQIITGTLPADENSRKKAAAYFLSKGVENVIITLGKAGVYLKNHESDQIIPSLPVQAVDSTAAGDVFNGALVTALSQDKNWVQACEYACQAAAISVTRLGAQSSAPYEHEL from the coding sequence ATGCAAAAAAAGATACTGGTAATAGGCAGTTCCAATACAGATATGGTGGTCAGGACGGATGCATTCCCGCAACCCGGCGAAACTGTACTCGGCGGCACTTTCCTGATGAACCCGGGTGGAAAAGGCGCCAACCAGGCCGTGGCTGCGGCTCGATTAGGGGCGAATGTACGGTTTATCACCAAAACAGGGACCGACATCTTTGGCCAGCAGGCGCAGGAAGGTTTCATAAAAGAGGGAATCGATATGGCGTATCTCGCCACAACAAAGGAATTCGCCTCGGGGGTTGCACTGATTACAGTCAATAAAAACGGGGAAAATGAAATTGTAGTGGCCTCAGGCGCCAATATGGATCTTCGCGCTGCTGACCTGCCGGATGTAGTTTTCGAAAACGTTACGCTGGTCCTCATCCAGCTTGAAATACCCATGGAAACGGTGCGGTATGTCCTCAAAAAATGTAAGGAGTTGGGTATTAAGGCAGTACTTAACCCCGCCCCGGCTGCAAAACTTGATGATGAAATCCTGGATGGTCTGTACCTCATCACACCCAATGAAACGGAAACCCAGATTATCACAGGTACCCTGCCGGCGGATGAAAACTCAAGAAAAAAGGCGGCTGCTTATTTCCTGAGCAAAGGGGTTGAAAATGTAATTATTACGCTGGGCAAGGCGGGTGTGTACCTGAAAAACCATGAATCTGATCAAATTATCCCTTCCTTACCAGTACAAGCTGTGGATAGTACGGCTGCCGGAGATGTTTTCAACGGTGCTTTGGTTACAGCACTTTCGCAGGATAAAAACTGGGTGCAAGCCTGTGAATATGCCTGCCAGGCAGCCGCTATTTCGGTAACAAGGCTAGGTGCTCAAAGTTCGGCTCCCTATGAACATGAGCTTTGA
- a CDS encoding 2OG-Fe(II) oxygenase, protein MPKLLNYHRYENFLDAETAQKLLEYCISQEDAFRDATVNDGVVTKVSIEYRKSMVLKDLGEFKDIMIRRVAEFLPDIFKKLEIVPFDIKTHELEMAAHGDGAFFREHIDTLTGDQEKTNARTLSLVYYFHKEPKQFEGGELSLIPFDFFPGDDKPVALAPLHNSLLVFPSFAPHEVLPVKCPDVPFPGWRFTINYWIYK, encoded by the coding sequence ATGCCTAAATTATTAAACTACCACCGGTACGAAAATTTTCTGGATGCTGAAACCGCACAAAAGTTACTGGAGTATTGTATAAGTCAGGAAGACGCATTTCGTGATGCAACGGTGAATGACGGAGTGGTAACGAAAGTCAGTATAGAGTACCGGAAAAGTATGGTTCTGAAAGATTTAGGGGAGTTTAAGGACATTATGATACGTCGGGTGGCCGAATTCCTTCCTGATATCTTTAAAAAATTAGAGATTGTTCCTTTTGATATCAAGACGCACGAACTTGAAATGGCAGCCCATGGAGACGGTGCCTTCTTTCGTGAACATATTGATACCCTGACCGGCGATCAGGAAAAGACAAATGCGCGGACCCTCAGTCTGGTTTATTATTTTCATAAAGAGCCGAAACAATTTGAGGGCGGAGAGCTCAGTCTGATTCCCTTTGACTTTTTTCCGGGGGATGATAAGCCCGTTGCTTTGGCGCCGCTGCATAATTCACTGCTGGTTTTCCCTTCCTTTGCTCCGCATGAGGTGCTTCCAGTAAAATGTCCTGATGTTCCGTTTCCTGGCTGGCGCTTCACCATTAATTATTGGATTTATAAGTAG
- a CDS encoding secondary thiamine-phosphate synthase enzyme YjbQ, with protein MKIYQREIQLKERKRGFHLITHEISQVLPMATEISTGMCQVFIRHTSASLTVNENADPTVRRDFEMYFNKTVQENDPAYEHDYEGADDMPAHLKASLLGCSVLMPIRSGRLALGTWQGIYLCEHRNSGGPRSLVVTVWGE; from the coding sequence ATGAAGATTTATCAGCGGGAAATACAGTTGAAGGAACGAAAGCGGGGTTTTCACCTCATAACTCATGAAATAAGCCAGGTGTTACCTATGGCCACTGAGATTAGTACCGGAATGTGCCAGGTATTTATCCGCCATACCTCCGCTTCGCTGACTGTTAACGAAAATGCGGATCCCACCGTTCGCAGGGATTTTGAAATGTATTTTAACAAAACGGTTCAAGAGAATGATCCCGCCTATGAACATGATTACGAGGGCGCGGATGATATGCCGGCACATTTAAAGGCATCGTTACTGGGCTGTTCTGTGTTGATGCCGATCCGTAGCGGACGGCTGGCGCTGGGAACCTGGCAGGGGATTTACCTCTGCGAACATCGCAACAGCGGAGGGCCCCGCAGCCTTGTTGTTACGGTTTGGGGGGAATAG
- a CDS encoding multidrug effflux MFS transporter: protein MSRKRYSFIILILGSLATVSPFSIDMYLPGFPTIASDLHTTIDKVQFSLTGYLIGICISQLIYGPLIDRFGRKTPLYAGLVLYVLASVGCALTSSVEALIIMRFFQAMGGCVGLVASQALVSDLFPAGKRAEVFSMITLVIAVSPMIAPTVGGYVTVGFGWQWLFIILAGIVSIMIVGIYFFLPTGQAADHSISLRPRSVLDSYITVIKQPQFLIYTLAGGVATAAPFAYISGSSDVFMNLYKVTEQQYGWIFALLAVAMIGSTQFNHFLLKKYSSEQVIKVTLIGQTIMGLFLIVGVWDHWFNLYSLIGTMFIFLIGQGLTGPNITALSLAPFRKHTGSASALMGSWRMGAGAIISAIVSILHNGTAMPMVGIMAACAMVGLGILYAGNSVVRYRASRRDVEEEVSVLL, encoded by the coding sequence ATGAGTCGTAAAAGATATTCCTTCATCATCCTGATACTAGGTTCGCTCGCTACTGTGAGTCCGTTTTCGATCGATATGTATCTCCCGGGTTTCCCCACCATCGCCAGCGACCTTCACACCACCATTGATAAAGTACAATTTTCGTTAACAGGATATCTGATCGGAATTTGTATCAGCCAGTTGATCTATGGACCGCTGATTGACAGGTTTGGCAGGAAAACGCCCCTGTATGCGGGTTTGGTTTTGTATGTACTCGCATCGGTCGGCTGTGCGCTGACATCATCCGTCGAAGCGCTGATCATCATGCGTTTTTTTCAGGCAATGGGCGGATGTGTGGGGTTGGTCGCGTCACAGGCGCTTGTCAGTGATTTGTTTCCTGCCGGAAAAAGAGCGGAGGTTTTTTCCATGATCACACTGGTGATCGCGGTTTCTCCCATGATCGCCCCGACTGTCGGCGGTTACGTAACTGTCGGTTTCGGCTGGCAGTGGTTATTTATTATCCTTGCGGGGATTGTGTCCATCATGATTGTTGGGATTTATTTTTTTCTGCCCACCGGCCAGGCAGCAGATCACTCCATCTCCCTGCGACCGCGCTCGGTACTGGATAGCTATATCACTGTGATCAAACAGCCCCAGTTTCTGATCTACACCCTTGCCGGTGGAGTGGCTACTGCGGCCCCCTTCGCCTATATTTCTGGGTCTTCAGATGTTTTTATGAATTTATATAAAGTTACGGAGCAGCAGTACGGGTGGATATTTGCCCTATTGGCGGTGGCTATGATCGGTTCTACCCAGTTTAACCATTTTTTGCTTAAGAAGTATTCCAGTGAACAGGTCATTAAGGTTACCTTGATCGGGCAGACTATTATGGGGTTGTTCCTGATCGTCGGAGTTTGGGATCACTGGTTTAACCTGTACAGCCTTATCGGGACGATGTTTATATTTCTGATTGGCCAGGGGTTGACGGGCCCCAATATCACAGCTCTGTCACTGGCACCGTTTCGCAAGCACACGGGAAGCGCTTCTGCACTAATGGGCAGCTGGAGAATGGGAGCGGGTGCCATCATCTCCGCTATCGTCAGTATTTTACATAACGGGACTGCCATGCCTATGGTTGGAATAATGGCCGCCTGTGCCATGGTTGGTCTCGGTATCCTTTATGCTGGGAATTCGGTAGTGCGGTATCGCGCGAGCAGGCGTGATGTGGAAGAAGAAGTTTCGGTACTGCTCTAA
- a CDS encoding nucleoside hydrolase, whose amino-acid sequence MHKIPVIIDCDPGHDDAIMLMLAFGSGKFDVRAVTTSAGNQTQEKTLANALKILTLIEARVPVYKGCEKPLLRNLMISDYVHGETGLDGPILPSPVFQAERMSAMEGIAKILTESDEKITIVPTGPLTNIATFLLAFPHLKNKIERISLMGGGIFRGNMTPLAEYNMAADPEAASIVFGSGVNITMCGLDVTHKALVFQKDIEAFRAIGNHTGKAAGDMLDFFSKFYRENRVELDGGAALHDPCAIAWLIAPDMFTSKQCYVDVETQGTLTLGATVVDFYNVLHKTPNVEVVYDMDRDRFMDLLIEAIRQLP is encoded by the coding sequence ATGCATAAAATTCCTGTTATTATAGATTGCGACCCGGGCCATGACGACGCCATCATGCTGATGCTGGCCTTTGGAAGCGGGAAATTTGATGTGCGGGCAGTGACAACCTCAGCTGGAAATCAAACCCAGGAAAAGACACTTGCGAACGCCCTTAAGATATTAACTTTAATAGAAGCCCGGGTACCGGTTTACAAGGGCTGTGAAAAACCATTGCTGCGTAATCTGATGATTTCGGATTATGTTCACGGCGAGACCGGATTGGACGGACCGATCCTTCCTTCACCCGTTTTCCAGGCTGAGCGGATGTCCGCCATGGAGGGTATTGCCAAAATCCTGACGGAAAGTGATGAAAAAATTACTATAGTACCCACCGGTCCGCTCACTAACATAGCCACTTTTCTCCTTGCATTTCCACATCTTAAAAACAAGATCGAAAGAATTTCCCTGATGGGCGGCGGTATTTTCCGAGGCAATATGACACCCCTGGCAGAATACAACATGGCCGCCGATCCAGAGGCGGCTTCCATTGTCTTTGGCTCGGGGGTAAACATTACGATGTGTGGCCTGGATGTCACACACAAGGCTCTTGTTTTCCAGAAGGATATTGAAGCGTTCAGGGCTATTGGAAACCACACAGGAAAAGCGGCAGGAGATATGCTTGATTTCTTTTCAAAATTTTACCGGGAAAACCGTGTCGAACTCGATGGCGGCGCAGCGTTGCATGATCCTTGTGCTATTGCCTGGCTCATAGCGCCAGATATGTTCACGTCAAAACAGTGTTACGTTGACGTGGAAACCCAGGGAACACTTACTTTGGGAGCAACGGTTGTTGATTTCTACAATGTGCTGCACAAGACCCCAAACGTAGAAGTTGTTTATGATATGGACAGAGACCGGTTCATGGATCTGCTCATAGAGGCGATCCGGCAACTCCCCTGA
- a CDS encoding helix-turn-helix transcriptional regulator, giving the protein MGKNTDLSLQAEGVKDLIFESGHEKSGPEQSELSASRLKKQLALIKVMAQLSSSGITVYDHHKRAHVYTSRNFYHLFGYDISENQPVIENQIFDSKIHPDDLLEMERNGYLAMKFLLELPAICRKQYKMVNEYRILSDRGDYMRVIEQHQVLELDAAGNIWLSLGVIDISPNQELSGGVSSQVLNFHTGEMVPLLHDAPVSVTLLTAREKEILRMISNGKLSKEISYLLAISVHTVNTHRQRILEKLQVDNSIEAVSRARRWKIIA; this is encoded by the coding sequence ATGGGAAAAAATACTGATTTATCATTACAGGCAGAAGGAGTTAAGGATTTGATTTTTGAATCCGGACACGAAAAATCAGGGCCTGAGCAAAGTGAGTTATCTGCCAGCCGGCTTAAAAAGCAGCTCGCGCTCATTAAAGTCATGGCGCAGCTAAGCAGCAGTGGGATAACGGTTTACGATCATCATAAGCGTGCCCATGTGTATACTTCCCGAAATTTTTACCATCTGTTCGGATATGACATTTCAGAAAACCAGCCGGTAATTGAAAATCAAATCTTTGACAGCAAGATACATCCGGATGACTTGTTGGAAATGGAAAGAAATGGTTACCTGGCGATGAAATTCCTGCTAGAATTGCCAGCGATTTGCCGGAAACAATATAAAATGGTGAATGAATACCGGATACTTTCAGACAGGGGAGACTATATGCGGGTTATTGAGCAGCATCAGGTTCTGGAACTGGACGCAGCAGGTAATATCTGGCTATCGCTTGGTGTGATTGATATCTCTCCGAATCAGGAATTATCCGGCGGGGTCAGCTCGCAGGTACTTAATTTCCATACCGGAGAAATGGTGCCACTCCTGCACGACGCCCCCGTGTCGGTCACACTCCTTACGGCCAGAGAAAAAGAAATCCTGAGAATGATCAGTAACGGCAAACTGAGCAAAGAGATTTCTTATCTGCTGGCGATCAGCGTACATACTGTTAATACACACAGGCAGCGTATTCTTGAAAAATTACAGGTCGACAATTCCATTGAAGCGGTATCGAGGGCCAGGCGCTGGAAAATCATTGCCTAA
- a CDS encoding DinB family protein: MEIEKSDRLTALVALYDMQTTFFNNALEGISEIDSHKRLDTKANHVAWLTGSLVEQRFWLVRELGDTEQKQEADTLFRDNRGIQDEITYPSLEVFKKDWKAITPVLRDALAQVTDQQLENKIEMGPGQAFSLFDMITFLIYREANCIGQIALWRRLLGYPPMKYM; encoded by the coding sequence ATGGAAATCGAAAAATCGGACCGACTTACAGCGTTGGTAGCACTGTACGATATGCAGACAACTTTTTTCAATAATGCATTGGAAGGTATAAGCGAAATCGACAGCCACAAAAGACTGGATACCAAAGCTAACCACGTTGCCTGGCTCACGGGAAGTTTGGTGGAACAGCGTTTCTGGCTGGTCAGGGAACTGGGTGACACCGAGCAAAAGCAAGAGGCGGATACATTGTTCCGGGATAACAGAGGAATTCAGGATGAGATTACTTATCCTTCACTGGAAGTTTTCAAAAAGGATTGGAAGGCAATAACGCCTGTTTTAAGAGATGCGCTGGCACAGGTGACGGATCAGCAGCTGGAAAATAAGATAGAAATGGGGCCTGGCCAGGCATTTTCCTTGTTTGATATGATCACTTTCCTCATCTATCGGGAAGCCAACTGCATTGGGCAGATTGCCCTTTGGCGCCGGTTACTGGGGTACCCGCCGATGAAATATATGTAG
- a CDS encoding nitrilase family protein, whose product MEPLKIATAQFENKSGDKTYNLSIIRKLSADAAAKGAQVIAFHECSVTGYTFARNLSKTELTKVAEVIPDGPSVQELIRIAAQSDIVILAGLFEKNSAGDLFKAYVCVDKNGLIARFRKLHPFINPNLTPGNEYVVFDIHQWKCGILICYDNNIIENVRATALLEADIIFMPHVTMMTPSTRPGAGFADPGLWYNRTTDPTSLRIEFDGLKGRGWLMKWLPARAYDNGIYVVFSNPIGMDDDQLKNGCSMILDPFGDILAECRELNNDFVIATCTPEKLVQAGGHRYRNARRPDLYRAIIGDSHTPEQKVVWMKPE is encoded by the coding sequence ATGGAACCACTCAAGATAGCCACCGCTCAGTTCGAAAACAAAAGCGGAGATAAAACGTATAATCTGTCCATAATCCGGAAACTTTCTGCGGACGCCGCGGCCAAAGGCGCGCAGGTCATTGCTTTTCATGAATGTTCGGTAACGGGATATACCTTTGCAAGAAATCTCAGCAAGACAGAATTGACAAAGGTAGCAGAGGTCATTCCGGACGGGCCCAGTGTACAGGAACTCATCAGAATAGCGGCGCAATCGGACATTGTCATACTGGCTGGTCTGTTCGAAAAAAATTCCGCTGGTGATCTTTTCAAGGCCTATGTCTGCGTAGACAAAAACGGTCTGATTGCACGTTTCAGAAAGCTGCACCCTTTTATTAATCCCAATTTAACACCGGGGAACGAGTATGTTGTCTTTGATATCCATCAATGGAAATGTGGTATTTTGATCTGCTATGATAATAATATCATTGAAAATGTACGTGCCACCGCTTTGCTGGAGGCCGATATTATTTTCATGCCCCACGTCACCATGATGACCCCCTCCACCCGGCCAGGTGCTGGCTTTGCGGATCCCGGACTTTGGTATAACCGGACTACTGACCCTACCTCCCTGCGTATTGAATTTGATGGCCTCAAAGGACGTGGCTGGCTTATGAAATGGCTCCCAGCCCGCGCTTACGACAACGGTATCTATGTGGTATTTTCCAACCCTATTGGGATGGACGACGATCAGCTCAAAAATGGCTGCTCCATGATTCTGGATCCGTTTGGAGATATTCTAGCCGAATGCCGGGAGCTGAATAATGATTTTGTAATAGCTACCTGTACGCCGGAGAAACTGGTTCAGGCAGGCGGACATCGTTACCGGAATGCCCGAAGACCCGATCTCTACCGGGCTATCATTGGCGACTCACATACTCCTGAACAAAAGGTAGTCTGGATGAAACCAGAATAA